TTTGTATCCACGTGATACGCCGCAAGGTATGACTTTGAAAGATGAAAAAGAGTTGAAGACAGACAGTGGCAAGCGTGCGATACTCACATACACTGGAAGTAAGAAATCCTTTACTTTAATACAAGAAAAGGCAAAAGTTGCAGAGGCTTCGTCAGCAATAAGTGTGAGCGGAGAATTGGTTGACCTTGGCTTTACAATTGGAGCATTGACGAAAGACTCTTTAACGTGGTCGCATAATGGAGTAGAATATATGCTCGTGTCTAAAGGTTTAGAGCCGAAGGAGCTATTAATGGTTGCTCGTTCAGTTACAGAGAAGCAAGTGAAGTAAACTTCTTAGACGTGGTGATATATGTGCACCACGTCTTTTCTTAGTTTGAAGGGTGGATTTCATAAAAGAAGCATATAAAGGAATAAGCTTCGCATATCGTGTATAAGGAAGTGTATTTATGGAAGAAGCACCATTTTACCGTGACACTTGGGTGGAAGTGGATTTAGATGCCATTTATAACAACGTTACACATATTAAAGAATTTATCCCGAGTGATGTAGAAATTTTTGCCGTAGTTAAAGGGAATGCATATGGGCACGATTATGTACCGGTGGCTAAAACAGCATTAGAAGCGGGGGCGACAAGGTTAGCAGTTGCATTCTTAGATGAAGCTTTAGTGCTTCGAAGAGCCGGTATTACTGCGCCAATTTTAGTGTTAGGTCCTTCTCCTCCTCGTGATATAAATGTAGCTGCTGAAAATGATGTGGCGTTAACCGTTTTTCAAAAAGAATGGGTGGACGAAGCAATCAAACTTTGGGATGGTTCGTCTACGATGAAATACCATATTAATTTCGATAGTGGTATGGGGAGAATTGGAATACGTGAACGTAAAGAATTAAAAGGATTTTTAAAAAGCTTAGAAGGTGCACCATTTTTAGAATTAGAAGGAGTTTATACACATTTTGCAACAGCAGATGAGGTGGAGACTTCTTACTTCGATAAGCAATATAACACATTTTTGGAGCAGTTAAGTTGGTTGAAAGAATTCGGAGTGGATCCTAAGTTTGTTCATACAGCTAATAGTGCTGCAACGCTACGTTTTCAAGGGATTACATTTAATGCAGTACGAATTGGTATTGCGATGTATGGGTTATCTCCATCTGTAGAAATACGCCCTTTTTTACCGTTTAAATTAGAACCAGCTTTATCATTGCATACGAAAGTTGCTCATATTAAACAGGTGATTAAAGGGGATGGAATTAGTTATAACGTCACTTATCGAACGAAAACTGAAGAATGGATTGCGACCGTTGCAATTGGTTATGCAGATGGCTGGCTTAGAAGATTACAAGGATTTGAAGTGCTTGTAAATGGTAAAAGGGTACCGATTGTAGGTCGAGTAACGATGGATCAATTTATGATACACCTTCCTTGTAAAGTGCCTCTTGGTACGAAAGTTACACTCATTGGAAGGCAAGGAGATGAATATATTAGCGCTACAGAGGTTGCGGAATATTCAGGAACTATTAATTATGAAATTATTACGACGATCAGTTTCCGTGTGCCGAGAATATTTATACGGAATGGTAAAGTTGTGGAAGTAATTAATTATTTGAACGATATATAGAAGGTAGTATGATTTGCTTCTTGTCATTTGAGAGGACTGTTCATTAGTTAAGAATAAGTTCATTTTTGACGAGAAGCTTTTTACTTATCATTACTTTTAACATACTTTAACGTGAATTTAGCGCGGAAACTCTTCCGTTTCTTGTTGTAATGAGATAAAAAATAAAAGAATATGAATGTTTTGTTTGTGAATTGGAAAACATAAGCAAGGAATAAGGAAGTCTTTGCAACAGGCTCCATACAATGGTATTATTACAATAGGTGTCATATATATATTTGGGTGTGTAGTTGACGGTGGAGGTGTATTTTTGTGTCCGAATCAAGTGTAACTACTGAAATCGTGGTTCGGTTGCCAA
This Bacillus paramycoides DNA region includes the following protein-coding sequences:
- the alr gene encoding alanine racemase, whose protein sequence is MEEAPFYRDTWVEVDLDAIYNNVTHIKEFIPSDVEIFAVVKGNAYGHDYVPVAKTALEAGATRLAVAFLDEALVLRRAGITAPILVLGPSPPRDINVAAENDVALTVFQKEWVDEAIKLWDGSSTMKYHINFDSGMGRIGIRERKELKGFLKSLEGAPFLELEGVYTHFATADEVETSYFDKQYNTFLEQLSWLKEFGVDPKFVHTANSAATLRFQGITFNAVRIGIAMYGLSPSVEIRPFLPFKLEPALSLHTKVAHIKQVIKGDGISYNVTYRTKTEEWIATVAIGYADGWLRRLQGFEVLVNGKRVPIVGRVTMDQFMIHLPCKVPLGTKVTLIGRQGDEYISATEVAEYSGTINYEIITTISFRVPRIFIRNGKVVEVINYLNDI